A single window of Candidatus Stygibacter australis DNA harbors:
- a CDS encoding carbohydrate ABC transporter permease, whose amino-acid sequence MQDKKLFAYIILGLCGLFMIMPFAWMLSTSVKAQLEINKGNNGFIPYVEADYLDLAGDGELLRCKILKPAPGDSLWINIFDENDVIIASYLKVQASKVTHKKSIKFFFSNFAEAWKKVPFGRYFLNTLFVSGISVLGVIITGSLAAYAFARMRFKGKEFIFYLFISMMMVPQPVYLIPSYILLHHLGWLNTYYALIVPWLANIFTIFLLRQQFKSLPQELFDAASIDGCSRFGALWRIVLPLSKGVIATAAIFAFIGSWNSFMWPLVMIDSPKLRVLQVGLSYFSAEASSQTALLMAASTFSILPLVLLFLIAQRQIMSSFVSSGLKG is encoded by the coding sequence ATGCAGGACAAAAAATTATTTGCTTATATCATTCTGGGCTTATGCGGATTATTTATGATCATGCCCTTTGCCTGGATGCTGTCTACATCTGTAAAAGCGCAATTGGAGATCAATAAAGGAAATAACGGGTTTATCCCTTATGTGGAAGCTGATTATCTTGATCTGGCTGGGGATGGTGAATTATTACGCTGCAAAATCCTCAAACCTGCTCCGGGTGACAGTCTCTGGATCAATATTTTTGATGAAAATGATGTGATAATAGCGTCTTATCTTAAAGTTCAGGCGTCAAAAGTTACTCACAAGAAAAGCATAAAATTCTTTTTCAGTAATTTTGCTGAAGCCTGGAAAAAGGTACCTTTCGGCAGGTATTTCCTCAACACTTTATTCGTCAGCGGTATCAGTGTATTGGGAGTGATCATCACCGGCAGTCTGGCAGCCTACGCATTTGCCCGAATGAGGTTCAAGGGAAAAGAATTCATTTTCTATCTCTTTATTTCCATGATGATGGTGCCTCAGCCGGTTTATCTGATACCCTCATATATTCTGCTTCACCATCTTGGCTGGCTAAACACATATTATGCGCTCATAGTGCCCTGGCTGGCAAATATATTCACGATCTTCCTGCTGCGTCAGCAATTTAAATCTTTACCGCAGGAACTTTTTGACGCTGCTTCAATTGACGGCTGCAGCCGTTTTGGTGCTCTCTGGAGGATCGTGCTGCCACTTTCCAAGGGTGTGATAGCAACTGCTGCCATTTTTGCCTTTATTGGCTCCTGGAATAGCTTTATGTGGCCCCTGGTAATGATAGACAGTCCCAAATTGCGTGTGCTCCAGGTTGGTCTATCATATTTCTCAGCAGAAGCCAGTTCGCAAACTGCCCTGCTGATGGCTGCTTCCACATTCAGTATCCTGCCTTTGGTTCTGCTCTTCCTGATTGCCCAGAGACAGATCATGTCATCCTTTGTATCCAGTGGCTTAAAGGGATAA
- a CDS encoding sugar ABC transporter permease, with the protein MVKKKFDIGPYLYLLPALVIIIVFRLVPIVLSFVVSFYEWTINGAGDFIGFANYQKLLTDPEFWQSMLNTLYLVIFVVPLSLFLSLVFANFLNGITKLRAFFRTVYYIPTVTSMVAVSIVWKIIFNQQTGLMNYLLGLIGIDPLGWLAESRGIFQLMFGSAVPAWAGGPSLALFSIIILTIWKGLGYNTIIYLAGLQNIPETYYEAASIDGANKFTKFFKITLPLVSPTTFYVLMMTTITTFQVFSQIYLMTGPPVGGPLGTTKVIVYYLFEQGFGESQNLSYASAIALVVFFIILSLTLFQRRLEKKVHY; encoded by the coding sequence ATGGTAAAAAAGAAATTTGATATTGGTCCATATTTATATTTACTTCCGGCACTGGTGATCATAATTGTATTCCGTCTGGTACCGATAGTTTTATCCTTTGTAGTAAGTTTTTATGAATGGACAATTAATGGTGCAGGTGATTTCATAGGATTTGCTAATTATCAAAAATTGCTAACTGATCCTGAATTCTGGCAATCCATGTTAAATACACTTTATCTGGTGATCTTCGTAGTACCTCTCAGCCTGTTTTTATCACTGGTTTTTGCCAATTTCCTGAATGGCATCACAAAATTACGTGCCTTTTTCCGAACCGTATATTACATCCCCACAGTCACTTCAATGGTGGCAGTCTCTATTGTCTGGAAGATCATTTTCAATCAGCAGACAGGATTAATGAACTATCTTCTGGGATTGATCGGCATAGATCCTCTGGGTTGGCTGGCAGAAAGTCGCGGTATTTTTCAGTTGATGTTCGGCAGTGCTGTTCCTGCCTGGGCTGGAGGACCTTCACTGGCACTTTTTTCCATAATTATTCTCACAATCTGGAAAGGGCTGGGTTATAATACAATAATCTATCTTGCCGGTTTACAGAATATACCCGAAACATATTATGAAGCGGCTTCTATTGATGGAGCAAATAAATTCACCAAATTCTTTAAGATCACATTACCCCTGGTATCCCCCACTACATTCTATGTGCTGATGATGACTACTATAACCACATTCCAGGTATTCTCACAGATCTACTTGATGACCGGACCTCCTGTGGGAGGACCATTGGGAACCACAAAGGTGATAGTCTATTATCTCTTTGAGCAGGGTTTTGGCGAAAGCCAGAATCTCAGTTATGCCAGTGCCATTGCTCTGGTTGTTTTCTTCATTATTCTCAGTCTCACTCTATTCCAGAGAAGGCTGGAGAAAAAAGTACACTACTAA
- a CDS encoding glycoside hydrolase family 3 N-terminal domain-containing protein: MIILLSVLSTGRVSSLESKIAQMLVMGFLGDDESNPEFAASLEKYNPGGVILYNRPSYPEAGNIKSPAQLLRLTNCIKQHSKIPPFIAVDQEGGKVIRLKPEHGFQASASAREIGEQNLVSVTSNWAGNIAKELQENGINLNLAPVIDLDINPDSPAIGRHQRCFSSLPELVTIQARIFCQMMNNYKIYNCLKHFPGHGSASTDSHYDKADVSQSWNDLELEPYQQLIPENIADMVMVSHIQNKHLDENYPASLSKNIITSLLRDRLNWQGVIITDDLQMKAVADQYSLTEILRLAILAGNDLLLFGNSKPNNQLTIEQIVETTRELVYSGEIPESLIERSYQGIRRLKAKFIDI; encoded by the coding sequence GTGATTATTCTGTTATCAGTACTAAGTACTGGTCGAGTATCTTCTCTGGAAAGCAAAATAGCCCAAATGCTGGTCATGGGATTTTTGGGTGACGATGAATCTAACCCGGAATTCGCTGCATCCCTGGAGAAATACAATCCTGGTGGTGTGATACTCTATAATCGTCCTTCATATCCTGAAGCCGGTAATATTAAATCCCCTGCTCAATTACTCCGGCTCACGAATTGCATTAAGCAGCATTCCAAAATTCCTCCTTTCATTGCTGTTGATCAGGAAGGTGGAAAAGTGATCCGATTAAAGCCGGAACATGGTTTTCAGGCATCAGCAAGTGCCAGAGAGATAGGAGAGCAAAACCTGGTATCTGTCACCAGTAACTGGGCAGGAAACATTGCTAAAGAGCTTCAGGAAAATGGGATAAATCTCAACCTTGCCCCCGTTATCGACCTGGATATAAATCCAGATTCCCCGGCTATTGGCAGGCATCAACGCTGCTTTTCATCATTACCTGAATTAGTAACTATTCAGGCTCGAATTTTCTGCCAGATGATGAATAATTATAAAATTTATAACTGCTTGAAACATTTCCCTGGTCATGGCTCAGCCAGCACGGATTCTCATTATGATAAAGCTGATGTAAGCCAGAGCTGGAATGATCTTGAACTTGAGCCCTATCAGCAGCTAATTCCAGAAAACATTGCGGATATGGTGATGGTGAGTCATATACAGAACAAGCATTTAGATGAGAACTATCCTGCTTCACTAAGTAAAAATATTATCACTTCTCTATTGCGAGACCGGCTGAACTGGCAGGGCGTAATTATCACTGATGACTTGCAGATGAAAGCTGTAGCTGATCAATATAGCCTTACTGAAATTCTTAGGCTGGCAATTCTGGCAGGTAATGACCTGCTGCTTTTTGGTAACAGCAAACCAAATAATCAACTCACAATTGAGCAGATAGTGGAGACAACCCGCGAATTGGTATATTCAGGAGAAATTCCCGAGTCACTCATAGAGCGATCATATCAGGGGATCAGACGATTAAAAGCCAAATTTATTGACATTTAA
- a CDS encoding 4Fe-4S dicluster domain-containing protein has translation MIVIKPEYCSKDNKCQVISFCPAEAVTHEPGKVPQIDYQKCTECRKCLYFCPAFCEIIED, from the coding sequence ATGATCGTGATTAAACCGGAATATTGTTCTAAAGACAATAAATGTCAGGTTATCAGTTTCTGCCCGGCAGAAGCTGTAACCCATGAGCCGGGAAAGGTTCCACAGATAGATTATCAAAAATGTACTGAGTGCCGGAAATGTTTATATTTTTGCCCGGCATTCTGCGAGATAATCGAAGACTGA